A region from the Rhinoderma darwinii isolate aRhiDar2 chromosome 2, aRhiDar2.hap1, whole genome shotgun sequence genome encodes:
- the LOC142740339 gene encoding olfactory receptor 52D1-like, with translation MENTTISPHMLTLNFGELTLEKYLYFVIVIIGYALIVVCNGAVIVTVWQHKRLQEPMYIFISVLCMNGLYGSSAFFPSLLINLLQKNPSISYRACLTQVFCLHTYGSFEMTILASMSYDRYVSICNPLRYNTIMTSSTVGKILFGAWLYPVTLIGVLVILTARLPLCRTHILKIYCDNWSVVSLSCTDTTVNNIYGLFITAALLGLMSLMIFYSYFEIGKICMKSKNITEKALQTCTPHLITITNFLIDTFFEILLHRFAPTKLPYELRVIMSLQFLVVPPILNPFIYGLKMKEIKSKLRELFSIKQR, from the coding sequence ATGGAAAATACCACAATCTCTCCTCACATGTTGACGCTCAATTTTGGGGAATTAACTCTAGAAAAATATCTCTACTTCGTCATTGTTATTATCGGCTATGCGCTGATTGTTGTTTGCAATGGTGCGGTGAttgttacagtgtggcagcacaaGAGACTTCAGGAGCCCATGTACATCTTCATATCTGTGCTCTGTATGAATGGACTCTATGGCAGCAGCGCCTTCTTTCCCAGTCTTCTCATAAACCTGCTTCAGAAGAATCCCTCTATTTCCTATCGAGCCTGCTTGACTCAGGTATTTTGCCTCCACACCTATGGATCATTTGAGATGACAATTTTGGCCTCCATGTCCTACGACCGCTATGTGAGCATTTGTAACCCTCTGAGATACAACACGATAATGACCTCGTCCACAGTCGGCAAGATTCTCTTCGGAGCCTGGTTATATCCTGTTACATTGATTGGCGTCCTTGTTATACTGACCGCTAGACTTCCATTATGTCGCACCCACATCCTGAAGATCTACTGCGACAACTGGTCGGTGGTGAGTCTCTCATGTACTGACACAACCGTCAACAATATCTATGGACTCTTcatcactgcagctctgcttggatTGATGTCCTTGATGATCTTTTATTCTTATTTCGAGATAGGTAAAATCTGCATGAAATCTAAGAACATTACGGAGAAAGCCCTCCAGACGTGCACGCCTCATCTCATCACCATTACAAACTTCCTAATTGACACATTCTTCGAGATCCTTCTGCATCGCTTTGCTCCCACGAAGTTACCATATGAGCTTAGAGTGATTATGTCGCTGCAGTTTCTGGTAGTTCCACCGATTCTGAATCCATTTATTTATGGTTTAAAGATGAAGGAGATAAAATCTAAACTAAGGGAACTTTTTTCtataaaacaaagataa